In the Pedobacter cryoconitis genome, CCTGACCGGGCTGCACATTATCGGAATTGATGATGTAGGGCTGATTAACAATATTACCAAAGTAATTTCTGGTGATTTTAAGGTGAATATGCGTTCTATTACTGTAGACACGGACAATGGTATTTTTGATGGTTCCATCATGATTTTTGTCAACGATAAAGAACACCTGGACAACCTGATCAAAAATCTGATGGAGGTCAAAGGGGTGACAGGTGTAACACGTTTTGACGCTTAAAATTGATTATACTATAAAAACTGTTTAAGTTTATCTGTTTAAATTGCTTATGAGTCAAAATGAAGCAATAAACAGATAAATTTTAAACAGTTTCATCGCGTTCTATATAAAAAATGATACCTTTGAGAGGAGTTTTAAAACTATGTCTACAAACCATAACAGCGAGTTGGTTAGAAAAATATTCGAAGCTTATCTCGAAAATAAAAGTCTGAGAAAAACGCCTGAGCGTTTTGCCATCTTAGAAGAAATCTATTCCAGAGATGATCATTTCGATGTAGAGACCCTCTACATCCATATGAAAAATCAGAAATACAGAGTAAGCAGGGCTACCGTGTACAATACACTGGAGTTACTCGTTTCCTGTGATCTGGTAACCAAACATCAGTTTGGGAAAAACATGGCCCAGTTCGAAAAATCGTATGGCTACCACCAGCATGATCATGTAATCTGCATTGATTGTGGTAAAGTTGTTGAATTCTGTGATCCAAGGATCCATCAGATTCAGAGCATGGTAGGTGACCTGCTGAAATTCGAAATCAAACATCACTCTTTAAACTTATATGGCAGCTGCTTTGACTGTTCAGCTAAAGCATCCATTAAACAGAAAGAGGATATTAAACACGCAAGTTAAACAACACAATTATAATCTTTTCTTAAATTAAAATAATGACGCAAGTAGACGTGCTTCTTGGCCTGCAATGGGGCGATGAGGGCAAAGGAAAAATTGTTGACGTATTATGTCCGCAATATGATTTGATAGCTCGTTTTCAAGGCGGACCGAATGCCGGCCACACCTTAGAGTTTGATGGCAAAAAGTTTGTTTTAAATACTATTCCATCTGGTATTTTCAACAAAGACACCATGAATTTGATTGGTAATGGTGTGGTAGTCGATCCCATCATTTTAAAAAGAGAATTAGATAACCTGAAAACTGCAGGTCATGATCCTGTTGCCAATGGCAAACTGGTGATCGCACGTAAAGCACATCTGATTCTTCCTACTCACCAGCTTTTAGACGCTGCAAATGAGCAGAAAATGGGTAAAGATAAAATCGGTTCTACACTTAAAGGTATTGGCCCGACTTATATGGATAAAACCGGACGTAATGGTTTACGTGTTGGGGATACCACCTTACCAGATTTCAAAGAACGTTATAACAAACTGGTTACTAAACACAAGGAATTACTTTCTCATTATAACTTTGAGTATGACCTGACAGAAAAAGAAGCTGCTTTCTTCGAGGCTATTGAGTTTATCAAAACTATTCCTCATGTAGATAGCGAGCACTTTGTAAACGGTTATCTTAAAGAAGGCAAAAAAGTTCTTGCTGAAGGTGCACAGGGAACATTACTGGACATTGATTTCGGTTCTTATCCTTTCGTAACTTCTTCAAATACAACTACTGCTGGTGCTTGTACTGGTTTAGGTATTGCGCCAAACAAAATCGGAAGTGTGATCGGAATTTTCAAAGCTTACTGCACACGTGTTGGAAGCGGCCCGTTCCCTACTGAACTGGAAGATGAAGTAGGTGAAAACCTGCGTCAGGTAGGTCACGAATTCGGTGCGACTACCGGAAGACCACGCCGTTGCGGATGGATTGACCTTCCTGCTTTAAAATATGCAATTATGCTGAATGGTGTGACTGAAATGGTCATGACTAAAGCTGATGTATTGAGCGGATTTGATACCATTTATGCTTGTACACATTATGAGCACAATGGAGAGACGATTGATTACATGCCGTATGACATCATTACGATCAAACCAAACCCAGTTCTGAAAGAAATTGAAGGCTGGAAAACTGATATTACTAAAATCACTGAAGTTGATCAGATCCCTGCTCAGCTTGCTTCTTATATTGCTTTCTTAGAAAAAGAATTAGAAGTACCGGTAAGATACCTTTCTGTAGGTCCGGACAGAGTACAAACGTTGATTCTTCCTTAAGAGATCAATTCATATATAAAAGGCGGCCTGGTGCCGCCTTTTTTTATTTAAACGTGTTGAATACCAATTTTTAAATACAATGAATTCCCAGGAACTAATTTCATTTAAACAAAAAGCTTTACAATGGGCAAATCAATTTGAAGTCTGCTGTTGTTTTGATTCAAATGAATACACTGATCCTTATTCCAAATATGATTTTCTGCTTGCCGCAGGTACTGAGCATCAGCTGAATGCTCCAACAGGCAATGCTTTTAAGGCGCTGAAAACATTTTCTCAAACTCATCCGGGTTGGTTATTCGGCTTATTAAGCTACGATCTTAAAAACGAGGTAGAAGAGCTGACATCCGGCAAAGAGAATAAACTGGATTTTCCAGACCTCTTCTTCTTTGCACCAAAATACCTGATTGCGGTTAGCAATGGCCATATTGAAGTATTGGCAGGGCCTGCGGATTTGTTGGAGACCATTAATGGACTACAGCAGCTTCCAGTAAATTCTGCCCCTGCTTTGCAGCTGGAGCCAAAAATGGACAAGGCAACTTATTTGGCTAAGGTCAACGAATTGAGAGATCACATTGTAAGGGGTGATATTTATGAGGTTAATTTCTGCCAGGAATTCTTTGCAGAAAATGCTTCTATTGATCCCTATCAGGTTTATCTGAATTTAAATGAATTATCCCCTACCCCATTTTCAGGCTTCTTTAAGGTGGATAAGAAGTATATTCTTTCTGCAAGTCCCGAACGTTTTTTATGCAAACGTGGAAACTTGCTAACTTCCCAGCCGATTAAAGGAACAGCGAAAAGAAGTCCTGATGTTCAGGAAGATGAACAGATTAAGATCGATTTAAAAAACAACATTAAAGAACAGGCCGAAAATGTAATGATCGTAGACCTGGTTAGAAATGATTTAACAAAAAGCGCAGTACCAGGAACGGTTAAAGTCAAGGAGCTTTTTGGAATTTACAGCTTTCCGCAGGTGCATCAGATGATTTCGACTATAAGCTGTCAGCTTAAACCGGAATTACACGCGGTTGAAGCTATAGAAAATGCTTTCCCAATGGGCTCGATGACAGGTGCTCCGAAAGTAAGAGCAATGGAATTGATCGAAGATACAGAATGTAGCAGAAGAGGGATTTACTCTGGTGCTTTTGGGTATTTTGATCCTGAAGGGGATTTCGATTTCAATGTAGTGATCCGCAGCATCCTGTACAATGAAGAAAATAAGTATTTATCTTTCCAGGTGGGTGGAGCGATAACTTTCGCTTCTTCTGCAGAGGCTGAATATGAAGAATGTATGCTGAAAGCTTCAGCAATGATTAAAACGTTAAAAGGGTCGCATTAGCGGCCCTTTTATAGTATAGAATCAGAAAATTACTCTTCTGATTATCTGATTGGCTTTCCCGTAGGAGAGTTAAAATATCTTTGTGCTTCTGGCAAGTCTCTTTGAATCTGTGCAATCCTTGTACCATCTGCAGGGTGTGTACTTAAAAACTCAGGTGGTTTTTGTGAACTCTGACTTACAGCAGCCATTCTTTGCCAGAAACTCACTGCACTTGAGGGATTGTAACCAGCCATAGACATAAAGATCAGTCCTAAGTGATCGGCTTCTAATTCCTGTGTCCTTGAATTAGGCAACAAGTAAAACCCTTGCGCACTAACCCCGTAGATTTTGCTGATTGCAGCTTGCGTGGTTTCAGACTGACTACCAGCTGCAGCACCAACTAAACCTCCCAGACCTTGTGCTAATGCCGCTTTTGAAGCACGTTCTGAAGAGTGCTGCGCAATTGCATGTGCAATCTCATGTCCCATTACTGTGGCTAGTCCTGCATCGTCTTTAGTTACAGGCAAAATACCAGAATAAACAGCAACTTTACCACCCGGCATACACCATGCGTTTACTTCTTTACTGTCAATCAGGTTAAATTCCCATCGAAAACCCTGAATTTGTGCAGCATAACCATTGGCATTCATATATTTTGTAACTGCAGCAGCAATTTTTTGCCCGATTTGCTTAACTCTCTGGGCATCAGCATTATTTAATATTTTGGTTTTCGGATCTTTTAAAAGTGTGGTATAACTCTGTGCAGCGGCAGTCTGCATCTCACTTTCATTGACAAAACTTATCCTGTTTCTCCCTGACAGAGGAACTGTAGAACATGCATAAGTCATAGATACTACAGCAGCAATACCCAGTAACGTTAATTTTTTCATAAGTTGATATTTTTTTCAAGGATCATGAAGCTTGCATGAGCTTGCAGGTCTAATTTTAAGAACAGTAAGCTCATGCAGGTTTCATCGGTTTTTAGTTAGTATTTGTTTTCTTTTTAAACAGATACACTTTAGATTCTTTGCCCTTAAGTAAACGTTCCAGGTTTTTCTGGTGTGTAACCAATATCAGGATGCAAACACACATCCCATACAGAACTTCAGACTTAATTGTGGAATGCAGTATAAAAACAATCCCTAAAGGAAAAGTAAATCCCGCACATATAGAGCTTAGAGATACATATTTTGTAACCAGCAATACGACCACAAAAACAAGAACACAAAGCATAGCAGCCGGGAAGTTAACTGCTAAAATCATTCCAAAAAGCGTAGCTACTCCCTTACCTCCTCTAAAACCAGCGAAGATTGGGAACAAATGTCCCATCACAGCAGTTACACCCAGTGCAAGTTCATAGTTAACAAATTGAGAAGAATTATGTGGGCCTGTTACAGATAGCCCTATAAAGTAGGCAAGCTTGGTCGCAGTGTATCCTTTAGCGATATCGATTGTCATTACTGCCATACCAGCCTTTTTACCCAGTACACGGAAAGTATTGGTCGCACCAGCATTTCCACTGCCGTATTCTCTTACGTCAATACCATAAAATGCCTGTCCGATCCAAACTGCCGTAGGTATAGACCCGCAGAGATAGGCTAAAATAACCGCAGAAATAGAGTAGATAGATATCATACCTTAATAGGCTTTTAAACTCATGTCTAAACTTTTAACTGAGTGGGTCAATGCGCCCATAGAGATAAAATCCACTCCACACGCTGCATATTCAGTTATATTCTCTTCGGTAATCCCACCAGACGCTTCTGTTGTAAACTGATGATCAATCAATTTCACAGCCTGTTTAAGGTCAGCAAAGCTGAAATTATCCAGCATAATCCTATTTACCTTACCTGTATTTAATACCTGGGCCAATTCTTCCAGGTTTCTTACTTCAATTTCTATTTCAAGTTTTTTACCACTATCTGCAAGATACTGATTTGCAGCTGTAATTGCATTTGAAATTCCACCTGCATAATCTACATGATTATCTTTGATCAGGATCATATCATACAAACCAATCCGGTGATTTACCCCACCACCTATTCTAACTGCCCATTTCTCCAGATATCTCATACCCGGGGTAGTTTTTCTGGTGTCCAGAATTTTAGTCTGATAAGGTAAAAGTAAATTTACAACATGATTGGTCTTAGTCGCTATCCCGCTCATTCTCTGCATGCAGTTCAAAACCAGTCTTTCGGCCAGTAAAATAGCATGGGAGCTGCCAGCAACAGTGAAGGCAATATCTCCATATTTCACAGCATCTCCATCATTTAAAAAAACTTCCGTCTGAAGCGTTGAATCTACTTGATTGAAAATTTCAAGCGCAAGTGCTACGCCGGCAAGTATACCATCCTCTTTAACCAATAGTTTGGCTCTTCCGGTTGTTCCGGCCGGGATGGTAGACATAGAGGTATGATCGCCATCGCCAAGGTCTTCGGCGATCGCATTTTCTATAAATAGGTCTATTAATTTCTTATCCAAAACATGTATTTTAGATCAAAAATAGCATTTTTACCTAAATTTGCATTACTATTTATCGGGTTCAATTCTTAATTCGGTGATAAAAAAGGTG is a window encoding:
- a CDS encoding Fur family transcriptional regulator yields the protein MSTNHNSELVRKIFEAYLENKSLRKTPERFAILEEIYSRDDHFDVETLYIHMKNQKYRVSRATVYNTLELLVSCDLVTKHQFGKNMAQFEKSYGYHQHDHVICIDCGKVVEFCDPRIHQIQSMVGDLLKFEIKHHSLNLYGSCFDCSAKASIKQKEDIKHAS
- a CDS encoding adenylosuccinate synthase, producing MTQVDVLLGLQWGDEGKGKIVDVLCPQYDLIARFQGGPNAGHTLEFDGKKFVLNTIPSGIFNKDTMNLIGNGVVVDPIILKRELDNLKTAGHDPVANGKLVIARKAHLILPTHQLLDAANEQKMGKDKIGSTLKGIGPTYMDKTGRNGLRVGDTTLPDFKERYNKLVTKHKELLSHYNFEYDLTEKEAAFFEAIEFIKTIPHVDSEHFVNGYLKEGKKVLAEGAQGTLLDIDFGSYPFVTSSNTTTAGACTGLGIAPNKIGSVIGIFKAYCTRVGSGPFPTELEDEVGENLRQVGHEFGATTGRPRRCGWIDLPALKYAIMLNGVTEMVMTKADVLSGFDTIYACTHYEHNGETIDYMPYDIITIKPNPVLKEIEGWKTDITKITEVDQIPAQLASYIAFLEKELEVPVRYLSVGPDRVQTLILP
- a CDS encoding anthranilate synthase component I family protein; amino-acid sequence: MNSQELISFKQKALQWANQFEVCCCFDSNEYTDPYSKYDFLLAAGTEHQLNAPTGNAFKALKTFSQTHPGWLFGLLSYDLKNEVEELTSGKENKLDFPDLFFFAPKYLIAVSNGHIEVLAGPADLLETINGLQQLPVNSAPALQLEPKMDKATYLAKVNELRDHIVRGDIYEVNFCQEFFAENASIDPYQVYLNLNELSPTPFSGFFKVDKKYILSASPERFLCKRGNLLTSQPIKGTAKRSPDVQEDEQIKIDLKNNIKEQAENVMIVDLVRNDLTKSAVPGTVKVKELFGIYSFPQVHQMISTISCQLKPELHAVEAIENAFPMGSMTGAPKVRAMELIEDTECSRRGIYSGAFGYFDPEGDFDFNVVIRSILYNEENKYLSFQVGGAITFASSAEAEYEECMLKASAMIKTLKGSH
- a CDS encoding M48 family metallopeptidase, encoding MKKLTLLGIAAVVSMTYACSTVPLSGRNRISFVNESEMQTAAAQSYTTLLKDPKTKILNNADAQRVKQIGQKIAAAVTKYMNANGYAAQIQGFRWEFNLIDSKEVNAWCMPGGKVAVYSGILPVTKDDAGLATVMGHEIAHAIAQHSSERASKAALAQGLGGLVGAAAGSQSETTQAAISKIYGVSAQGFYLLPNSRTQELEADHLGLIFMSMAGYNPSSAVSFWQRMAAVSQSSQKPPEFLSTHPADGTRIAQIQRDLPEAQRYFNSPTGKPIR
- the plsY gene encoding glycerol-3-phosphate 1-O-acyltransferase PlsY, with the protein product MISIYSISAVILAYLCGSIPTAVWIGQAFYGIDVREYGSGNAGATNTFRVLGKKAGMAVMTIDIAKGYTATKLAYFIGLSVTGPHNSSQFVNYELALGVTAVMGHLFPIFAGFRGGKGVATLFGMILAVNFPAAMLCVLVFVVVLLVTKYVSLSSICAGFTFPLGIVFILHSTIKSEVLYGMCVCILILVTHQKNLERLLKGKESKVYLFKKKTNTN
- the nadC gene encoding carboxylating nicotinate-nucleotide diphosphorylase, with the translated sequence MDKKLIDLFIENAIAEDLGDGDHTSMSTIPAGTTGRAKLLVKEDGILAGVALALEIFNQVDSTLQTEVFLNDGDAVKYGDIAFTVAGSSHAILLAERLVLNCMQRMSGIATKTNHVVNLLLPYQTKILDTRKTTPGMRYLEKWAVRIGGGVNHRIGLYDMILIKDNHVDYAGGISNAITAANQYLADSGKKLEIEIEVRNLEELAQVLNTGKVNRIMLDNFSFADLKQAVKLIDHQFTTEASGGITEENITEYAACGVDFISMGALTHSVKSLDMSLKAY